ACTTCCAGATTGGCGCTTACATCCAGCAGGTTACCCATCAATAAATCCGTTTTCCGCTTCATTTGCTCGTCCTTCAGCAGACTGCCCAACAACCCTTTACCCTCATCAAGGTCCGTCTGCAAGCTCGCAAGTGAATTCGTGATTTGCCGTGTGGCGGTCTGAACATTGCCAATGACGTTGGCGATATTCGAGCCGTTGGTGGCCACCAGGACATTGATGCCGGCGCTGGCGTTTCGCAGGTTATCCGAGAATTGGGTGAGATTACTCGAGGTCAGGTTGAAGTTGGATACCACCAACGCCACCGTATTGGTCTGGCCCTGCACCAGCAATTGCAGGTCCCCCACCGTCAACCGGGCGCGATCCGACATTTCGCTCAGGTTGGTCAGTGTGACCGCAATATTGCTGCGGGCGTTGGCGGAGATGGACTCAATATTGCGCATGCTGGTGGACAGGTTGTTTGAGAGCGTCGCCAGCATGGCGGGATTCAGCAGGATGCTGCTGACGTTGCTGACCCCGCCGTTGATCTTTTCCACCGCCTGGCTCACCTTCTCCAAGACAATCCCCGCTTCTCGCGCGGTCTCCTGCATGTTGAAGGGCGCGTCACAGCCCACCTTGTCCCCCTCAATCAGGAGCGCCCCCTGGTTTGACTGGGGTTCGATGGAAACGTATTGATCCCCCAGAAACCCCGCCTGTTCGATGGAAAACTTGGCATCCCGCCGGATGGGATACCGGGCGTAAATTCGCAGCGTTACCACCACCAATTTGCCGTCCGGCATCAGGTCCGAGTCTCGCACGTAACCGATCGGCACACCCGCCATCATGACGCTCGCGCCGGGGCGGATGCCGCCGACGTTGGGCGTTTGCATCAGCAGCGTGTAGCCCGGCTTGGTCAGCGAACCGCCCTTGCTGAAAACCAGCATCAGCACCGCGCACAGCACCAGGCTGATGAACACAAACACACCCACTCGCGTGGTCAGCTTTGAATCGTTCATATCAAAATTCCATTGCTTTCGGGTCCGATATCCCATTCACAAACCGATGGACAATCGGATCCTCGGATTTAAAAATTTCCTCCGGCGTGCCGGACGCGTGAATCTTGCCCTGGTGCAGCATCAACACCCGGTGCCCCACCGTCCGGACGCTGTGCATATCGTGCGTGACCACCACCGAGGTCACCTTCAGGCGGTCGCACACGCGCACAATCAACTGGTCAATGCTGTCGGAGACAATCGGGTCCAGCCCGGTGGTCGGCTCGTCATACAGCACGATTTCGGGGCGGTACACAATCGCCCGCGCCAGCCCGGCCCGCTTGCGCATTCCGCCCGAAAGTTGCGATGGCTTTTTCACCCCCGCCCCGGGCAGGTCCACCATCGCCAGCGCTTCCTCCACCTTTTCCGCAATTTCCTTCTCGCTCCATTTATTTTCGCGCCGCAGGGGGAACGCAATATTCTCGGCCACCGTCATCGAGTCAAACAGGGCCGCCCCCTGAAATACCATGCCGAACCGGTGCCGCACCACCAGCAACTGGCGCTCGGTCAGGTGAGAAATATCTTGTCCCTCGATGAGCACCTGGCCGCGATCCGGCTGAATGAGGCCGATGAGATGTTTGAGCAGGATGCTTTTGCCGCCGCCGCTGCGCCCGATGATCACCACCGCCTCGCCCGGCGCGATCCGCAGGCTCACTCCATCCAGCACCCGTTGGGGGCCGAAGCTTTTGTAAATGTCGCGCACTTCGATCATGATCATCCTGGATTACTTGAGCACCTTTTGCAGCAGCAGCGTCAGGAAAAAGTTACTGATGAGAATGCTGATCGAAGCATAGACCACCGCTTCGGTGGTGGCCCGGCCCACGCCCTCCGCCCCCTCGCGGCAATACATGCCCTTGTAACAACCGATTAACGACACCATGATGCCAAAACAAAACGACTTGCACAGCCCCATCAGGACATCCTGGGGAGTGGTGTACCGTACCATGTTGTACCAGCCGTATGCCGGGTCAATGCCCAGCAGGCACACGCCCAGCAAATACGCGGCCACAATGCCCAGGGTGATCGAGCCGATCGTGAGCAGCGGCATTGTCACCACCGAGGCCAGCACGCGCGGCACCACCAGATAATCCACCGGATGCGTCGCCATGGACCGCAAGGCGTCAATTTGCTCGGTGACTTTCATGGTGCCCAGCTCCGCCGCCATGGAGGCCCCCACGCGCCCGGCCAGCATCAGTCCGGCCAGCACCGGCCCAAGCTCCGTACACATGGAGACGCTGACGACCGCCAAGGTCGCCGTGTCAATCTTCACCCGATGGAATTGAAAAAACGTTTGAGCGCAAAGCACCATGCCGGTGAAGGCGCCGGTGATCAGCACCACCGAGAGCGATTTGACCCCGATGTGATACATGTGGTACGTCACATCGCGCCGATTGGGCCGCTGCTTCACCAAGGCACGGCAACACTCAAACGCCAGGAGGGCAATCCGGCCCAACCCGCGCAGCGATCCGTACACCCAGTTATCCAAAAAATCCTGCATAACAACGAAGCATAAACGTAGCAGCTCCGGTGGATTTGCGCCAGCCGTTTTCTTGGGGGTCCTGAGCCCGCACTTTAACGTTCTTTTACTTGCAAAATCTCACAAAGGAGGTATATATTTCGGTAGGTTCAGGGACGAAAAGCCCTGTGCCTGAAAAAGTGATCCGTGACCGATCATTTTCGTGGTTTAGTTTGCGACAACAAACGAACTTATTTTGCTTATGAAAACACTGCCTGTTTCCACAGGAAGCCGGTCTGGTTTCTGGATGGCTATCTTCCTTCTTTCAATGCTCCAAGCCAGTCTGCTCGCAGCGCCTGCGGCGCGTAAGCCTGTGCGGCAAATCATGGGGGGGATGTCCTCGGGTGGGACTGCCATGCCCGGGAGGATAACGCCGCCGACGGTTAATGACCTTTCGATCATCAGCACAAACATTATGCCGTGGCCGGTGTTTTTCTCGGCGGAGCGCGTGATTCAAGGCACCAATGTCTCGGTGAAGGTGACGCCGCCAACTGGCAGCACCAACTATGTGGTGCAGGAAATCCTGCCGGTGGGTGTCACCCCGCAAAATCTGGATCAGGGTGGTGTCTGGGATGCCGCCAGCCAGACGATTCAATGGGGGCCTTTTGTGGATGATCAGCCGCGCACGCTTAATTATAGCGCTTGTGGCAGCGGGTTGGTGAGTGGGACGATACAAAGTCAAAACGGTGGCTACGGCTGGGGTGGTCCCATTATCATGCCTTACAATGGGACGACCAACCTTCCCATGTATCGGACCATGACGGGTCTGAGTGCGAATAGTTCCATTCTTCCCGGTGGCTGCGTTGCTACCTCGGTGGTAAACGTGGTAAGCAAGCCGGAACGATGCATCGCTTATTGGCCGGGATATAACGCGATGACCGTCGGTGCCACGGCGCTGGTTGGCTGCGACGGCAAGGCCGGACTGTTCCGCAGCATTTTCGATCGTTATATCACCATTCAGGTCACGCCCATTCCGGGCGCAACTGGCTACACGGTTGTCGAGGTGCTGCCAGACGGCCTGAGTCCTGCATATTATGACCAGACGGTTCAGTGGGACGCCGGTACGCGCACCTTGACTTGGGGGCCGTTTACCAATGATGTGCCGCAGACGTTAAGTTATGGTGTGGATGGTCCTTCCGGCACGTATGCGGTCAGCGGCAGCGGCATTTTTTCGGATGGCACGGTGGCCATCGCCGGCGACAGCACCATTTCCTTCTATGTGGAACCGGTGCCGTTGGCAATCCGTTACATCTATGATTCAAATGTCACGGTGGTGGTCACGCCGCCGTTCTCCACCAACGTCTATTCCCTGATTGAAACGCTGCCGGATGGGTTGTCGCCTGTCAATTTAGACACGAATGGACAATGGGATGCCACCGCGCGAACCATCACTTGGGGGCCATTTTCCGGTGACCAGGCCGGCCAGTTCTTTTATTCGGTGAGCGGGACCAATGGTTTTTATCAAGTGGAGGGCGTGGTGGTGATGGATGGAACCAATTCACCGGTGACGGGAGATCAGAATGTATCGCTCTGGGTCTATGCTGACCCTGCCACCCGCACGATTCAGGGGAAAAATATCAGTATCACCGTCAATCCATGGGCGTGGGTGACCAATTATACGGTACAGGAGTATTTGCCGAATGGCGTGGTCCCGCAAGACATTGGGCAGGCTGGACAATGGGATGCCGATACTCAGACGATCACTTGGGGACCGTTCACCGACACACAATCGCGAACGCTGACCTATTCTGCTTGCGGCAGCGGGCTTTTGAATGGAAGCCTGAGTGACGCTTCTGATTATTGGAGTGGTGGTGGGGATGTCACGATTTACAAAGCTGGGAATACGCCGGATTTCTACCAGCCAGTCATGAACAGCAGCATTATCGGGGCCAGCGCCTTGATGAGCTGCGATGGCAAAGCAGGGTTGTACCGCACGATTTTTGATCGTGAAGTGACCATTCAAATCACTCCCGCTCCGGGCGTGACCGCCTATACGGTTGAAGAAGTGGTCCCGGCTGAGTTAACCGCTTGGTCCTCTGATGCTTTGGCCAGTTGGGATGATGCCAACCATAAGTTGGTGTGGGGGCCGTTTAGCAATGCCGAGCCGCAGACGCTCTCCTATCAGGTAGATGGCCCCGCTGGCACCTACCAAGCCAGTGGCACGGGTGTGTTTGCGGATGGGGCAGTTGCCATTGGCGGGGATGCTACGTTTGAATTGGTGGATTGGCCCATTGTCATGCCGTTAGCTTACAACGTGAACCTGGGCGATCCCGCCACGCTGAAACTTCAGCTTGGCGGAACCAATGCATTCCAATGGCTGTTGAACGGCTTGCCGTTGACCGGTCAGACCGGGCTGGTGTTGAACCTGCCCGCCATCAACAGTAATTTGCTGGGCAACTACTCGGTCATTATCAGCAACCTGTTTGGGGTTACCACCAGCACGGTGGCGCAACTGACCACGCTGCTCCGTCCCATTATCGCCGGTCAGCCGGTGAACAGCACGGTGACCTTGGGTACCAATGCCACCTTCACGGTCACCGCCACGGGTGACGCCCTTTCCTTTCAGTGGAGCAAAAATGGGATGACGATTCCCGGGGCCACGAATGCGGTTTTAAATCTGACCAACATCCATGTCAGTGACCTTGGCAGATACACCGTGCTGATTAAAAATGCGTTGGGTTCCTTGCAGAGCGCGCCGGCCATCCTGGATGTCAAAAATGCCCCTTCGCTCAATGTGACCCCATTCTCCACCAACATTCTGGCGGG
The genomic region above belongs to Verrucomicrobiota bacterium and contains:
- a CDS encoding MlaD family protein encodes the protein MNDSKLTTRVGVFVFISLVLCAVLMLVFSKGGSLTKPGYTLLMQTPNVGGIRPGASVMMAGVPIGYVRDSDLMPDGKLVVVTLRIYARYPIRRDAKFSIEQAGFLGDQYVSIEPQSNQGALLIEGDKVGCDAPFNMQETAREAGIVLEKVSQAVEKINGGVSNVSSILLNPAMLATLSNNLSTSMRNIESISANARSNIAVTLTNLSEMSDRARLTVGDLQLLVQGQTNTVALVVSNFNLTSSNLTQFSDNLRNASAGINVLVATNGSNIANVIGNVQTATRQITNSLASLQTDLDEGKGLLGSLLKDEQMKRKTDLLMGNLLDVSANLEVATSNLNRNGIWWMLWKQKLPKTNQTGSNSGRKTTDN
- a CDS encoding ABC transporter ATP-binding protein, which produces MIMIEVRDIYKSFGPQRVLDGVSLRIAPGEAVVIIGRSGGGKSILLKHLIGLIQPDRGQVLIEGQDISHLTERQLLVVRHRFGMVFQGAALFDSMTVAENIAFPLRRENKWSEKEIAEKVEEALAMVDLPGAGVKKPSQLSGGMRKRAGLARAIVYRPEIVLYDEPTTGLDPIVSDSIDQLIVRVCDRLKVTSVVVTHDMHSVRTVGHRVLMLHQGKIHASGTPEEIFKSEDPIVHRFVNGISDPKAMEF
- a CDS encoding ABC transporter permease codes for the protein MQDFLDNWVYGSLRGLGRIALLAFECCRALVKQRPNRRDVTYHMYHIGVKSLSVVLITGAFTGMVLCAQTFFQFHRVKIDTATLAVVSVSMCTELGPVLAGLMLAGRVGASMAAELGTMKVTEQIDALRSMATHPVDYLVVPRVLASVVTMPLLTIGSITLGIVAAYLLGVCLLGIDPAYGWYNMVRYTTPQDVLMGLCKSFCFGIMVSLIGCYKGMYCREGAEGVGRATTEAVVYASISILISNFFLTLLLQKVLK
- a CDS encoding immunoglobulin domain-containing protein, encoding MKTLPVSTGSRSGFWMAIFLLSMLQASLLAAPAARKPVRQIMGGMSSGGTAMPGRITPPTVNDLSIISTNIMPWPVFFSAERVIQGTNVSVKVTPPTGSTNYVVQEILPVGVTPQNLDQGGVWDAASQTIQWGPFVDDQPRTLNYSACGSGLVSGTIQSQNGGYGWGGPIIMPYNGTTNLPMYRTMTGLSANSSILPGGCVATSVVNVVSKPERCIAYWPGYNAMTVGATALVGCDGKAGLFRSIFDRYITIQVTPIPGATGYTVVEVLPDGLSPAYYDQTVQWDAGTRTLTWGPFTNDVPQTLSYGVDGPSGTYAVSGSGIFSDGTVAIAGDSTISFYVEPVPLAIRYIYDSNVTVVVTPPFSTNVYSLIETLPDGLSPVNLDTNGQWDATARTITWGPFSGDQAGQFFYSVSGTNGFYQVEGVVVMDGTNSPVTGDQNVSLWVYADPATRTIQGKNISITVNPWAWVTNYTVQEYLPNGVVPQDIGQAGQWDADTQTITWGPFTDTQSRTLTYSACGSGLLNGSLSDASDYWSGGGDVTIYKAGNTPDFYQPVMNSSIIGASALMSCDGKAGLYRTIFDREVTIQITPAPGVTAYTVEEVVPAELTAWSSDALASWDDANHKLVWGPFSNAEPQTLSYQVDGPAGTYQASGTGVFADGAVAIGGDATFELVDWPIVMPLAYNVNLGDPATLKLQLGGTNAFQWLLNGLPLTGQTGLVLNLPAINSNLLGNYSVIISNLFGVTTSTVAQLTTLLRPIIAGQPVNSTVTLGTNATFTVTATGDALSFQWSKNGMTIPGATNAVLNLTNIHVSDLGRYTVLIKNALGSLQSAPAILDVKNAPSLNVTPFSTNILAGGTLKLNIKPDGTPPLKYYWLHNGRKLTGQTGSTLLLSGLTTNQMGNYSVVISNAVGVVTNFVASLRVMVKPVIILAPRNQFVELNNTATFTVTAVGSAPLVYQWRKDNADLVGETSDTLVLSNVQTNDQGRYSVRITNAVGTATSAAAILRIQQPPAVTVQPTNQSVIAGTTVQFKTAVSGTPPFTYHWRYADHDPTYDIHPMIYPWYAGTVLPGQRSPVLTLPMVGTNHAGYYAVVVSNAVGAVISPWVRLQVTPRAVVLNYFKSLKGEYNGLFRPPITHDTNGAAIVTTDWTNSGTAKVFVNEKGTFTGLLSYQGKPRPFSGAFETNGAALVAVKVDAATTLRLAMNFQANEAALTGAVSQSGGWTAELWAGQRSLTKTEGYKGIYNVGLGEITNVQGVLSFNVLPAGVVVLSGTLTDGTIINSVSGLDTNGDWVFNQSLYGGKGMLLGRIHCATTGAGEVHWQKVVDGKETNGFSMNPPVQVSRYTAPASNQTVTVWTNGILTAQGDNLAPVTAEITVARNKVTIIPGAVTLTNLSVYVEPRTGQILGSFLYPPTKKTVLFRGVVVQSYTGGTLSGGTGLGCFLNANYHGTVSLQTTNPPVVP